One Triticum dicoccoides isolate Atlit2015 ecotype Zavitan chromosome 4B, WEW_v2.0, whole genome shotgun sequence genomic window carries:
- the LOC119294580 gene encoding 63 kDa globulin-like protein, giving the protein MATRARVTIPLLFLLGTSLLFAAAVSASHDEEEDRRGGRSLQQCVQRCHQDRPRYSHARCVQECRDEQQQHGRHEQEEQGHSHGRHGEGGREEEQGCGRGRHGEGEREEEEGRGRGRHGEGEREEHGRHEQGRGRRGEGERDEEHGDSRRPYVFGPRSFRSIIRSDHGFVKALRPFDEVSRLLRGIRNYRVAIMEVNPRSFVVPGLTDADGVGYVAQGEGVLTVIENGERRSYTVRQGDVIVAPAGSIMHLANTDGRRKLVIAKILHTISVPGKFQYFSAKPLLASLSKRVLTAALKTSDEQLGRLLFGRRQGQEEESSISIVRASEEQLRELRRQASEGGQGHHWPLPPFRGDSRDTFNLLEQRPKIANRHGRLFEADARSFHALAQHDVRVAVANITPGSMTAPYLNTQSFKFAVVLEGEGEVQIVCPHLARDSERREHEHGKGRRSEEEDDDQRQQRRRRGSGSESESESEEEQDQQRYETVRARVSRGSVFVVPPGHPVVEIASSRGSSNLQVVCFEINAERNERVWLAGRNNVIGKLDSPAQELTFGRPAREVQEVFRAKDQQDEGFVAGPEQQSRHEQEQERRRGDRGRGDDAVGAFLRMATGAF; this is encoded by the exons ATGGCGACCAGAGCCAGAGTAACCatccctctcctcttcctcctggGCACAAGCCTTCTCTTCGCCGCGGCTGTTTCGGCCTCccatgacgaggaggaggacaGGCGCGGTGGGCGCTCGCTTCAGCAGTGCGTGCAGCGGTGCCATCAGGACCGGCCGCGGTACTCGCATGCCCGGTGCGTGCAGGAGTGCCGGGACGAGCAGCAGCAGCACGGAAGGCACGAGCAGGAGGAGCAGGGCCACAGCCATGGCCGGCACGGCGAAGGGGGGCGTGAGGAGGAGCAGGGCTGTGGCCGTGGGCGGCACGGCGAGGGAGagcgtgaggaggaggagggccgtggCCGTGGGCGGCACGGCGAGGGGGAGCGTGAGGAGCACGGAAGGCACGAGCAGGGCCGTGGCCGGCGCGGCGAGGGAGAGCGTGATGAGGAGCACGGGGATAGCCGCCGGCCGTACGTGTTCGGCCCGCGTAGCTTCCGTAGCATCATCCGGAGCGACCACGGGTTCGTCAAGGCCCTTCGCCCGTTCGACGAAGTGTCCAGGCTCCTCCGAGGCATCAGGAACTACCGCGTCGCCATCATGGAGGTGAACCCGCGCTCGTTCGTCGTGCCGGGACTCACGGACGCGGACGGCGTCGGCTACGTCGCTCAAG GCGAGGGCGTGCTAACGGTGATCGAGAACGGCGAGAGGCGGTCCTACACCGTCAGGCAAGGCGATGTCATCGTGGCGCCGGCGGGGTCGATCATGCACCTGGCCAACACCGACGGCCGGAGGAAGCTGGTCATCGCCAAGATTCTCCACACCATCTCCGTGCCCGGCAAGTTCCAG TATTTCTCGGCCAAGCCTCTCCTCGCGAGTTTGAGCAAACGCGTGCTCACAGCGGCTTTGAAG ACCTCGGATGAGCAGCTGGGCAGGCTGCTGTTCGGCAGGCGCCAAGGCCAGGAGGAGGAGTCGTCCATCTCCATCGTCCGCGCGTCCGAGGAGCAGCTCCGCGAGCTGCGTCGGCAGGCGTCCGAGGGCGGGCAGGGCCACCACTGGCCTCTCCCCCCGTTCCGCGGCGACTCGCGCGACACCTTCAACCTCCTGGAGCAGCGGCCCAAGATCGCCAACCGCCACGGCCGCCTCTTCGAGGCCGACGCCCGCAGCTTCCACGCCCTCGCCCAACACGACGTCCGTGTCGCCGTCGCCAACATCACGCCG GGTTCTATGACCGCGCCGTACCTGAACACGCAGTCGTTCAAGTTCGCCGTCGTGCTGGAAGGCGAGGGCGAGGTGCAGATCGTGTGCCCGCACCTAGCCCGCGACAGCGAGCGCCGCGAGCACGAGCACGGCAAGGGCAGGCGGAGCGAGGAAGAGGACGACGACCAGCGGCAGCAACGCCGACGACGCGGGTCCGGCTCCGAGTCCGAGTCCGAGTCCGAGGAGGAGCAGGACCAGCAGAGGTACGAGACGGTCCGCGCgcgggtgtcgcgcggctcggtgttcGTGGTGCCGCCCGGCCACCCGGTGGTGGAGATCGCCTCGTCCCGCGGCAGCAGCAACCTCCAGGTGGTGTGCTTCGAGATCAACGCCGAGAGGAACGAGCGGGTGTGGCTCGCCGGGAGGAACAACGTGATCGGCAAGCTGGACAGCCCCGCCCAGGAGCTCACCTTCGGCAGGCCCGCCAGGGAGGTGCAGGAGGTGTTCCGCGCCAAGGACCAGCAGGACGAGGGCTTCGTCGCCGGGCCCGAGCAGCAGAGCCGCCACGAGCAGGAGCAGGAGCGCCGCCGCGGTGACCGCGGGCGTGGTGACGACGCCGTGGGGGCGTTCCTGAGGATGGCGACCGGCGCGTTCTGA